One genomic segment of Desulfovibrio sp. JC010 includes these proteins:
- the cobI gene encoding precorrin-2 C(20)-methyltransferase: MSNSGKIYGIGVGPGDSDLLTVRAVRVLEKVDVVFAASSTKNEYSHSLEIASEFVREDCEVVKLGYPMTRDKEVLTEAWEDNCRIACEMLRGGKTAAFLTLGDPLIYSTFGYMMQTMKRLCPEVEFEVVPGITSYQAAAARSQQVLVESGQNLLLTSGVADAEKFAESLEMVDNAVILKAYRNFPELRNTVNEMDKMDVKFYTRLGLDGEAIYLDINEVPEKTTYLSLMLLTAKK, translated from the coding sequence ATGAGTAATTCCGGAAAAATATATGGCATCGGGGTCGGCCCCGGTGATTCTGATCTGTTGACTGTGAGAGCGGTGCGCGTGCTGGAAAAAGTGGACGTGGTTTTCGCCGCTTCATCAACCAAGAATGAATATTCACATTCCCTTGAAATTGCATCCGAATTCGTGCGTGAAGATTGTGAAGTGGTCAAGCTCGGCTATCCCATGACCCGCGATAAGGAAGTGCTGACCGAGGCATGGGAAGATAATTGCCGCATTGCCTGTGAGATGCTCAGAGGCGGCAAAACAGCTGCGTTCCTGACTCTTGGTGATCCGCTCATCTATTCTACTTTCGGCTATATGATGCAGACCATGAAACGGCTTTGTCCTGAAGTGGAATTCGAGGTTGTTCCCGGCATCACATCATATCAGGCTGCTGCGGCGCGGTCACAGCAGGTGCTGGTGGAATCGGGGCAGAATCTGCTGCTTACTTCCGGTGTTGCCGATGCTGAGAAGTTTGCCGAGTCTTTGGAGATGGTCGATAATGCGGTGATTCTCAAGGCTTACCGTAATTTCCCGGAGCTGCGTAATACAGTGAATGAAATGGATAAGATGGATGTGAAATTCTACACCCGTCTGGGGCTGGACGGGGAGGCCATTTATCTGGACATCAATGAAGTGCCGGAGAAGACGACATATCTTTCGCTTATGTTGCTGACGGCGAAGAAGTAA
- a CDS encoding iron ABC transporter permease codes for MEFSGNRRAQAVIVLSLLVPVSIFAACLFGAYGTEPAQVLAVFKSVLGTGTQKVDQALSFIIIDLRLSRVCLSFLVGMSLAVAGTVYQGILRNPLADPFTLGVSSGAAFGASLAIFSGSTVLGAELWTRFGNLFLPLAALAGAMAALGAVLMLGRIGGRLRRETMVLAGIVVATFLSALISLLKSLDEESVTSIVFWIMGSFQGRGWSHLQLFLPYFIAGMIPLVYYSRELDILSLGETQARHLGMDVSRVRMALLIGSGLLTGAAVAVSGIIGFVGLIVPHLVRMFQGAEHRPLLLSSSLLGGLLLVWSDVIARSLLSGGEELPVGVVTALLGGPFFCIVLRSGFRSGNGGSGL; via the coding sequence ATGGAATTTTCAGGTAATAGAAGGGCGCAGGCAGTTATAGTACTGTCCTTGCTCGTGCCGGTTTCCATCTTTGCCGCCTGTCTTTTCGGGGCTTACGGAACTGAACCTGCACAGGTTCTGGCGGTATTCAAGTCCGTTCTCGGTACCGGTACCCAGAAGGTTGATCAGGCCCTTTCGTTTATTATTATTGATCTGCGACTCAGCCGGGTCTGTCTTTCTTTTCTGGTGGGTATGTCGCTGGCTGTGGCCGGGACTGTTTATCAGGGCATTTTGCGCAACCCTCTGGCTGACCCGTTTACCCTCGGGGTAAGCAGCGGTGCTGCTTTCGGAGCCAGTCTGGCAATTTTCTCCGGTTCGACCGTGCTCGGTGCTGAACTGTGGACCAGATTCGGTAATCTGTTCCTGCCGCTGGCGGCACTTGCCGGGGCAATGGCCGCGCTTGGCGCGGTGCTCATGCTGGGCCGGATCGGTGGAAGACTGCGCCGGGAAACCATGGTTCTGGCCGGGATTGTGGTGGCGACTTTTCTTTCCGCGCTCATTTCCCTGCTTAAATCCCTTGATGAGGAGTCCGTGACGTCCATTGTTTTTTGGATCATGGGCAGTTTTCAGGGGCGCGGCTGGAGTCATCTGCAATTGTTTCTGCCGTACTTTATCGCCGGAATGATTCCGCTGGTTTATTATTCCCGTGAACTTGATATCCTGTCCCTTGGTGAGACTCAGGCCCGTCATCTGGGTATGGATGTTTCCCGCGTGCGTATGGCCCTGCTTATCGGTTCCGGTCTGCTGACCGGGGCGGCGGTGGCTGTGTCCGGGATTATCGGATTCGTGGGGTTGATTGTCCCCCATCTGGTGCGCATGTTTCAGGGCGCGGAACACAGGCCGCTTTTGCTGTCTTCCTCCCTGCTGGGTGGCCTGCTGCTGGTCTGGTCTGATGTTATTGCAAGATCGCTGCTTTCCGGCGGCGAGGAACTTCCGGTGGGCGTGGTAACCGCGCTGCTGGGCGGACCGTTTTTCTGCATTGTGCTTCGTTCCGGTTTTCGAAGTGGAAACGGGGGAAGCGGCTTATGA
- a CDS encoding sirohydrochlorin cobaltochelatase — translation MQCRFGDKSKFIPAFLLACFLLIPSLAMAGHGEAKPVKKGIMLAAFGSSMPETQPAFDAIDKAVKKAFPGVPVYWSYSSAIIRDVLAKEGKIVDSPVMAMTKMMDAGFTHVAVQSLHTIPGEEYFGIVETVEAFEGMPKGISKVTVGKPLLYSDEDMRRTVKAVVANIPKDRKAKDAVVLMGHGTHHFANIYYPASQDYFSKVDPKIFVGTVEGAPSLDEVKVLLKKSKAKKVFLMPFMSVAGDHARNDMAGDEDDSWKSELTKDGYKCVPVLKGTAEFPQVVDIWVDHLKVAFKHLDAH, via the coding sequence ATGCAGTGTCGTTTTGGGGACAAATCCAAGTTCATCCCCGCATTTCTTCTTGCCTGTTTTCTGCTGATTCCTTCACTTGCCATGGCCGGACACGGTGAAGCCAAACCTGTTAAAAAAGGCATTATGCTGGCTGCTTTCGGTTCCAGCATGCCCGAGACCCAGCCTGCATTTGATGCCATCGACAAGGCTGTGAAAAAGGCTTTCCCCGGTGTTCCGGTTTACTGGTCCTATTCTTCGGCTATTATCAGAGATGTGCTGGCTAAAGAAGGCAAGATTGTTGATTCCCCGGTTATGGCTATGACCAAGATGATGGATGCAGGTTTTACCCATGTAGCCGTGCAGTCCCTGCATACCATTCCCGGTGAAGAATATTTCGGAATAGTTGAAACCGTGGAAGCCTTCGAAGGCATGCCCAAAGGTATCAGCAAAGTAACTGTGGGCAAGCCGCTCCTTTACTCCGATGAAGACATGCGGCGTACTGTAAAGGCCGTTGTTGCCAACATTCCCAAAGACCGCAAGGCCAAGGATGCTGTTGTGCTTATGGGCCACGGAACCCACCACTTTGCCAATATTTACTACCCCGCTTCTCAGGATTATTTCTCCAAGGTTGACCCTAAGATTTTTGTTGGAACTGTTGAAGGTGCACCTTCCCTTGATGAGGTGAAAGTGCTGCTCAAGAAGAGCAAAGCCAAGAAAGTCTTCCTTATGCCTTTCATGTCTGTTGCCGGTGACCATGCCCGTAACGATATGGCTGGTGATGAAGATGATTCATGGAAATCCGAATTGACCAAAGATGGTTACAAGTGTGTTCCCGTACTCAAGGGTACCGCTGAATTCCCGCAGGTTGTGGATATCTGGGTTGACCATCTCAAGGTTGCTTTCAAGCACCTTGATGCTCATTAA
- the glsA gene encoding glutaminase A, translating to MRILFFLLIIFLLPLNAHAKLIKSFSDEVVRQTLQTVYNQCRSDTSGKVADYIPALAKGDPKHFGIVICTVDGKMYKIGDTDVTFAIESISKIFSLALALEDAGRETILKNVGVYHTGLPFNSIIASDVREVILQNPLVNVGAITTTSYINGTDSNDKWRRELDKFNLFAGRKLTVMEDVFRSEAETNQHNRALAWQFSSFGYLKGDPDDATLRYTRACSVGITCKDLAVMGATLANQGCNPVTGKQVVKKEFVRDILSVMTIAGLYDSTGPFFFRTGLPAKSGVGGGIVAVVPGRFAIATFSPPLDKFGNSARGVKAMTKLSENLELHVLNP from the coding sequence ATGCGGATCTTATTTTTTTTGCTTATAATTTTTCTTTTGCCTCTTAATGCCCATGCGAAGTTGATTAAGTCCTTTTCAGACGAAGTTGTCAGACAAACACTTCAAACAGTGTATAATCAATGCAGATCTGATACGTCCGGTAAGGTTGCCGATTACATTCCTGCTCTTGCGAAAGGTGACCCAAAGCATTTCGGTATAGTCATATGTACTGTGGATGGGAAAATGTACAAAATCGGAGATACGGATGTTACTTTTGCCATTGAATCCATATCAAAAATATTTTCTCTAGCACTGGCTCTGGAAGATGCAGGCAGGGAGACTATCCTCAAAAATGTAGGCGTGTACCATACCGGATTGCCTTTTAATTCCATTATTGCCTCCGATGTCCGTGAGGTGATATTGCAGAATCCTCTGGTCAATGTCGGTGCGATTACGACAACCAGTTATATCAATGGCACGGACAGTAATGATAAGTGGCGGCGAGAGTTGGATAAATTCAACCTGTTTGCCGGGCGTAAGCTCACAGTAATGGAAGATGTCTTCAGGTCCGAAGCCGAAACCAACCAGCACAATCGTGCTTTGGCCTGGCAGTTCAGCAGCTTTGGTTATCTTAAAGGTGACCCGGATGATGCTACATTGCGTTATACCCGAGCTTGTTCAGTGGGGATAACCTGTAAGGATTTGGCCGTAATGGGGGCAACTCTAGCTAATCAGGGCTGTAATCCTGTTACTGGAAAGCAGGTGGTCAAAAAAGAATTTGTGCGGGATATCCTGTCTGTCATGACCATTGCCGGGCTTTATGATTCCACGGGGCCGTTTTTTTTCCGTACCGGACTGCCAGCCAAAAGCGGGGTAGGAGGAGGAATTGTAGCAGTTGTGCCGGGGCGATTTGCGATTGCAACTTTTTCGCCTCCTTTAGATAAATTCGGGAATTCCGCACGTGGTGTAAAGGCCATGACGAAATTGTCGGAAAATTTGGAGCTACATGTTTTGAATCCGTGA
- a CDS encoding ABC transporter ATP-binding protein, translating into MTAPKLKIKNLTTSFATPGGIIKAVDNASLDLGQGETLAIVGESGCGKTVLSLSVMGLIPDPPGRITGGQVLYRDQDLVQLSEQKLQKIRGNHLSMVFQEPMTSLNPVFKIGDQIGETLRLHKGLDKKQAAEAAVDALKLVGIPNPQKRINNFPHELSGGMRQRVMIAMALVCSPEILIADEPTTALDVTIQSQILRLLDDLKHKMNGSLMLITHDLGVVARVATRVAVMYAGQIVESASISDIFKEPLHPYTQGLLNSVPRLGCRTELTPIPGNVPALLDLPRGCRFNPRCERAFDLCREQEPQLLEKDGRQLRCWLHT; encoded by the coding sequence ATGACCGCACCAAAGTTAAAAATCAAGAATCTGACCACATCTTTCGCCACTCCGGGCGGAATCATCAAGGCTGTGGATAATGCCAGTCTGGACTTAGGGCAAGGAGAAACTTTAGCCATCGTCGGTGAATCCGGCTGCGGCAAGACCGTACTTTCCCTCTCGGTAATGGGGCTTATCCCCGATCCGCCGGGCCGGATCACAGGCGGACAGGTCCTTTACCGTGATCAGGATCTTGTACAACTCTCCGAACAGAAGCTGCAGAAAATACGCGGGAACCATTTATCAATGGTCTTTCAGGAGCCCATGACCTCGCTGAATCCGGTTTTTAAAATCGGGGACCAGATCGGTGAAACCTTGCGTCTGCATAAAGGTCTGGATAAAAAGCAGGCAGCAGAAGCCGCTGTAGATGCCCTCAAGCTGGTCGGCATCCCCAACCCGCAGAAACGGATCAACAATTTTCCCCATGAACTTAGCGGCGGCATGCGCCAAAGGGTCATGATCGCCATGGCTCTGGTCTGTTCCCCGGAAATCCTCATCGCCGACGAACCCACCACCGCGCTGGATGTGACCATTCAATCCCAGATTCTACGGCTGCTGGATGATCTGAAACACAAAATGAACGGCTCGCTCATGCTCATCACCCATGACCTTGGCGTGGTGGCACGGGTGGCAACACGGGTGGCGGTTATGTACGCGGGACAGATTGTGGAATCAGCTTCCATTTCCGATATTTTTAAAGAACCGTTACACCCGTACACGCAGGGGCTGCTCAATTCCGTGCCCCGGCTGGGCTGCCGCACGGAACTTACCCCCATCCCCGGCAATGTCCCCGCCCTGCTGGACCTGCCCCGCGGCTGCCGCTTCAACCCGCGCTGTGAGCGGGCCTTTGACCTCTGCCGTGAACAGGAACCGCAGCTTTTGGAAAAAGACGGCAGACAGTTACGCTGCTGGCTGCATACATAA
- a CDS encoding ABC transporter substrate-binding protein translates to MFMKHLLRLLSIPVSAFRRFFFLLLLISFASGFAPFGAVSAQAAVSISDDFGNEIALQGPAKRIVALYGSFNEILYGMDLGDRLVARTAADHYPEQITALPSIGTHMRPNPELIVALKPDLVLQMAGRSQAATALEPLKERGIPCAMFKVASFEEMFSMIRRLGVLTGESDAAGRLIDSMNGRLDKVLQKYVTSSVLPSVFFEIRYPNLLAAGQDSIVNDIIRHAGGFNCVSNRKKIVRMGEEELMRLNPQNYVYQTGRMNPSPVRPDERSHFRLIDAVRNKRILKVDESVFSRPGPRNVEAVEILADFLLNNKEK, encoded by the coding sequence ATGTTTATGAAACATCTGTTGCGGTTGTTGAGCATCCCCGTCTCGGCGTTCCGCAGGTTCTTTTTTCTCCTGCTGCTGATTAGTTTTGCATCAGGCTTTGCTCCGTTTGGGGCGGTCAGTGCGCAGGCTGCGGTTTCAATTTCCGATGATTTCGGTAATGAGATAGCTTTGCAGGGACCGGCAAAACGCATTGTGGCCTTGTACGGATCGTTTAATGAGATTCTCTACGGTATGGATCTCGGCGACAGGCTGGTGGCCCGTACTGCTGCGGATCATTACCCGGAGCAGATTACAGCTTTGCCTTCCATCGGCACGCACATGCGGCCCAATCCGGAACTCATCGTGGCCCTCAAGCCTGATCTGGTGTTGCAGATGGCCGGGCGTTCGCAGGCTGCCACGGCCCTTGAACCTTTAAAGGAACGGGGAATTCCCTGTGCCATGTTCAAGGTCGCTTCCTTTGAAGAAATGTTTTCCATGATCCGCAGGTTGGGCGTACTCACCGGGGAATCGGACGCGGCAGGCAGATTGATTGATTCCATGAATGGCCGTTTGGATAAAGTGTTGCAGAAATATGTGACTTCATCCGTGCTGCCGTCCGTGTTTTTTGAAATACGATATCCTAACCTGCTGGCTGCCGGACAGGATTCAATTGTTAATGATATTATCCGTCATGCCGGGGGATTCAACTGCGTCAGTAATCGTAAAAAGATTGTGCGCATGGGCGAGGAAGAATTGATGCGGCTTAACCCGCAGAACTATGTTTACCAGACCGGACGCATGAATCCGTCTCCGGTCAGGCCTGATGAGCGCAGTCATTTTAGGCTCATTGATGCGGTGCGAAATAAAAGAATTTTAAAGGTGGATGAGTCGGTTTTTTCCCGGCCCGGTCCCAGAAATGTGGAAGCCGTGGAGATTCTGGCGGACTTCCTGCTTAATAATAAAGAGAAATAA
- a CDS encoding MATE family efflux transporter, with translation MTNKHPFEIKPNRTLLTLAIPVLFSMVAEPLTGLVDTAFVAKLGPEPLASLGIGTIVFSSVFWVFGFLGIGTQTEVSHALGKGDLERAASLGWMAAGISAVLGMVLIVLVYPFLGHIAVMMGGEGTVRDLAVDYMGYRLLGAPAVLVVLACFGSLRGYQDMRSPLWIAVGMNAINVVLDWGLVFGKGPFPVMGVGGAALASAISQWIGAVWAVLVVRRHYGFNLGFSLSDARRLFVIGGDMFVRTGCVCLFLLLCTRFATKAGAESGAAHQAIRQFYVFLALFLDAFAISGQSLVGYFVGRADRGTARKVASLVCKWSFVTGVLLTIGMYLGQQPVVWLLVPEEASMVFGPAWLAVTFLQPINSLSFATDGIHLGTGDFRYLRNAMLTAVLTSASALFVVDWLQPENMLFWIWIVAGLWTSLRALFGMIRIWPGIGNGPLALRQD, from the coding sequence ATGACAAATAAACATCCTTTTGAAATTAAACCGAACCGGACATTGCTGACTTTGGCGATTCCGGTTCTTTTCTCTATGGTCGCCGAGCCTTTGACCGGGCTGGTGGATACTGCCTTTGTTGCCAAACTGGGGCCTGAGCCGCTGGCCTCGCTGGGCATCGGGACTATTGTGTTCTCGTCCGTGTTCTGGGTTTTCGGATTCTTGGGCATCGGTACTCAGACTGAAGTCTCACACGCTCTGGGCAAGGGCGATCTGGAGAGGGCTGCATCGCTGGGCTGGATGGCGGCGGGGATTTCCGCTGTGCTGGGCATGGTTTTGATTGTTCTTGTCTATCCGTTTTTAGGGCATATCGCGGTGATGATGGGCGGCGAAGGGACCGTGCGTGATCTGGCCGTGGACTACATGGGCTACCGTCTGCTGGGTGCTCCGGCAGTGCTGGTGGTGCTGGCCTGCTTCGGCTCTTTGCGCGGCTATCAGGATATGCGTTCCCCGCTGTGGATTGCGGTGGGCATGAACGCGATCAACGTGGTGCTGGACTGGGGGCTTGTGTTCGGTAAAGGGCCGTTCCCGGTTATGGGCGTGGGCGGTGCTGCGCTGGCAAGTGCCATCAGCCAGTGGATCGGCGCAGTCTGGGCGGTGCTGGTGGTGCGTAGACATTACGGTTTTAATCTTGGATTCAGCCTTTCGGATGCACGGCGGCTGTTTGTGATCGGCGGGGATATGTTTGTGCGTACCGGGTGCGTATGTTTGTTCCTGCTGCTCTGCACCCGTTTTGCCACCAAGGCCGGGGCGGAGTCCGGGGCCGCACATCAGGCTATCCGCCAGTTTTATGTTTTTCTGGCCCTTTTTCTGGATGCTTTTGCTATCAGCGGGCAATCTCTGGTGGGCTATTTTGTGGGCCGCGCAGACCGGGGAACAGCGCGCAAAGTCGCGTCACTGGTCTGCAAATGGAGTTTCGTTACCGGGGTGCTGCTGACCATCGGCATGTATCTGGGGCAGCAGCCTGTTGTCTGGCTGTTGGTTCCGGAAGAAGCGTCCATGGTCTTTGGTCCGGCATGGCTGGCAGTTACTTTTTTGCAGCCGATCAACTCGCTTTCATTTGCCACGGACGGAATTCATCTTGGAACCGGGGATTTCCGCTATTTGCGTAATGCCATGCTGACAGCTGTTCTTACCAGCGCGAGTGCCCTTTTTGTGGTAGATTGGCTCCAGCCGGAAAATATGCTGTTTTGGATCTGGATAGTGGCCGGATTATGGACCAGTTTGCGGGCTTTGTTCGGTATGATCCGCATCTGGCCGGGGATTGGAAATGGTCCGCTTGCGTTGCGTCAGGATTGA
- a CDS encoding ABC transporter ATP-binding protein: MIRITDLKAGYAGREVLHGLNLEFPAGSMTAILGPNGSGKTTLVSSISGVLSPLRGTVEIEGREVNAYRPRELAGIMAVLPQRVDPAFGLTVKSMVMMGRYAHGSGFFGYDAEDECIVAEAIGRVGIKHLAERSVAELSGGEFQRVLMARTVAQQARVMVLDEASSGIDVAGKIELFDLLKSMNRDGATIVCVIHDLNLAALYFERLVFLSKGNVVLDGSPAEVITEENISNVYETSVAVVEHPRLGVPQVLFSPAAD; this comes from the coding sequence ATGATCAGGATTACGGACTTGAAAGCCGGATACGCAGGGCGGGAAGTTCTGCACGGGCTGAATCTTGAATTTCCCGCAGGTTCCATGACCGCCATTCTCGGTCCTAACGGCAGCGGTAAAACTACCCTTGTGTCATCAATTTCAGGTGTGCTTTCTCCTTTGAGGGGTACTGTTGAAATTGAAGGGCGGGAGGTTAATGCATACCGTCCCCGCGAACTGGCCGGGATTATGGCTGTGCTGCCGCAGCGGGTCGATCCTGCCTTCGGGCTGACCGTGAAATCCATGGTCATGATGGGCCGATACGCTCACGGTTCCGGTTTTTTCGGTTATGATGCAGAAGATGAATGCATTGTTGCCGAAGCTATCGGGCGGGTGGGGATCAAACACCTTGCAGAGCGGTCGGTGGCCGAGCTTTCCGGCGGAGAATTTCAAAGGGTGCTTATGGCCCGCACTGTGGCTCAGCAGGCCCGGGTTATGGTGCTGGATGAAGCTTCTTCCGGCATTGACGTGGCAGGAAAGATCGAGCTTTTTGATCTGTTGAAATCCATGAACCGGGATGGCGCGACCATTGTTTGCGTGATCCATGACCTCAATCTGGCGGCCCTTTATTTTGAACGGCTGGTCTTTTTATCCAAGGGTAATGTGGTTCTGGACGGCTCTCCGGCAGAAGTAATCACAGAGGAAAATATTTCAAATGTTTATGAAACATCTGTTGCGGTTGTTGAGCATCCCCGTCTCGGCGTTCCGCAGGTTCTTTTTTCTCCTGCTGCTGATTAG
- a CDS encoding ABC transporter ATP-binding protein, with the protein MNENILEIKTVKRHYPVSNGLFSMSKATVKAVNDVTLEVKKGETLGLVGESGCGKSTLARLLTGLEKPDQGTINFKGRKLDDWTTAERSTMLQMVFQDPYSSLNPRQRIGNIISESMRIHKSGSKEEIQQRVEKLLVQVGLRPEHHKRYPHEFSGGQRQRVAIARAIAMNPDLIICDEPVSALDVSVQAQVLNLLKSIQQEFGLSYVFISHDLSVVSHISDRVAVMYLGRLMEITTAEKLYSNPQHPYTQILLDAVPVPDPAVQGEDVVIEGDMPSPISPPSGCPFHPRCPKAMDICSQEQPELKETESDHKVACHLY; encoded by the coding sequence ATGAACGAAAACATTCTGGAAATAAAAACCGTCAAACGCCACTACCCGGTCAGCAACGGCCTTTTTTCCATGTCCAAGGCCACAGTCAAAGCAGTTAACGACGTCACACTTGAGGTAAAAAAAGGTGAAACTCTCGGACTGGTGGGAGAATCCGGCTGCGGTAAATCCACCCTCGCCCGATTGCTTACCGGACTGGAAAAGCCGGATCAAGGGACCATAAATTTCAAAGGACGCAAGCTTGATGACTGGACCACAGCCGAACGCAGCACCATGCTCCAAATGGTCTTTCAGGACCCGTATTCCTCGCTCAATCCGCGCCAGCGAATCGGCAATATTATTTCCGAATCCATGCGTATCCACAAATCCGGCAGTAAAGAAGAGATTCAACAGCGGGTGGAAAAACTGCTGGTTCAGGTCGGCTTAAGACCGGAGCACCACAAACGCTACCCCCACGAATTTTCCGGAGGTCAGCGTCAGCGCGTTGCCATCGCCCGGGCCATTGCCATGAACCCGGACCTGATCATCTGTGATGAACCCGTATCAGCACTGGACGTTTCCGTGCAGGCACAGGTTCTCAACCTGCTTAAATCCATCCAGCAGGAATTCGGACTGAGCTACGTATTCATTTCCCACGACCTCTCGGTGGTCAGCCACATCAGCGACCGAGTGGCGGTCATGTATCTGGGCCGGCTTATGGAAATCACCACTGCGGAAAAGCTCTACAGCAATCCCCAGCATCCCTACACACAAATCCTGCTTGATGCTGTTCCGGTCCCGGACCCGGCAGTTCAGGGAGAGGATGTAGTTATCGAAGGAGATATGCCCAGCCCTATTTCACCCCCCTCAGGATGTCCTTTCCACCCCCGCTGCCCAAAGGCCATGGATATTTGTTCGCAGGAGCAACCGGAACTCAAAGAGACGGAAAGCGATCATAAGGTCGCTTGTCATTTGTATTAA
- a CDS encoding HigA family addiction module antitoxin gives MADFGPIHPGEILLEEFMEPLGLSRNKLAAALCIPAQRIGQVVKGQRAVTVDTAMRLAKFFDTTPQFWLNLQQKYDLEAAKDEQLELRIAREVRTCKELHFC, from the coding sequence ATGGCAGATTTCGGACCAATTCATCCCGGCGAAATATTGCTGGAAGAATTCATGGAACCATTGGGCTTAAGCAGAAACAAACTAGCAGCAGCTCTATGCATACCAGCCCAACGTATTGGACAAGTTGTAAAAGGACAGCGTGCAGTAACGGTGGACACGGCCATGCGTTTGGCAAAATTTTTTGATACCACACCACAATTCTGGCTAAATCTGCAGCAGAAATACGATCTTGAAGCAGCCAAGGACGAACAGCTCGAACTTCGCATTGCAAGGGAAGTTCGCACCTGCAAGGAACTGCATTTCTGTTAA
- the trmFO gene encoding methylenetetrahydrofolate--tRNA-(uracil(54)-C(5))-methyltransferase (FADH(2)-oxidizing) TrmFO, whose amino-acid sequence MDKIAVIGGGLAGCECVMQLAKAEVEVVLYEMKPDKYSEAHHLPGLAELVCSNSLRSGELNTAIGVLKKEMEALGSVLMKAAMKARVPAGSALAVDREVFSKLVTEEIEQNEFITVVRKEITSLDDPELADFSKVIVCAGPLASEGLTESLISKIGEQRLYFYDAIAPIVSRDSVNMDVAFYGSRYKPEDDDYLNCPMTEEQYYSFIKELKEGERVVPREFEKEIHFEGCLPIEEMADRGEQTLSFGPLKPVGLIDPRTEEQAYAVVQLRAENKDKTAFNLVGFQTKLKYPEQKRIFRMIPGLEDVEFLRMGSIHRNTYVNAPEVLDEKLALKADSRIHLAGQITGVEGYLESAACGLWVGRMLAEQAKGNELPAPPPETSMGALLGHLREKKKNFQPSNVQFGLMPALNKRAPKRVRKELYGKRAMEIFESWFNANF is encoded by the coding sequence GTGGATAAAATCGCAGTAATCGGTGGCGGACTGGCCGGGTGTGAATGTGTAATGCAGCTGGCCAAGGCTGAGGTTGAAGTCGTTCTCTATGAAATGAAGCCTGATAAATATTCCGAGGCCCACCACCTGCCCGGTCTGGCGGAGCTGGTTTGTTCCAATTCCCTGCGTTCCGGTGAGCTGAACACCGCCATCGGGGTGCTCAAAAAGGAAATGGAAGCCCTCGGTTCCGTGCTCATGAAAGCAGCAATGAAGGCCCGTGTTCCCGCTGGTTCCGCGCTGGCAGTAGACCGTGAAGTTTTTTCCAAGCTGGTCACCGAGGAAATCGAGCAGAACGAATTTATCACTGTGGTCCGCAAGGAAATCACTTCCCTTGATGATCCTGAGCTGGCTGATTTTTCCAAAGTTATAGTTTGCGCCGGACCGCTCGCTTCCGAAGGGCTGACCGAAAGCCTGATCTCCAAAATCGGCGAACAGCGTTTATATTTTTATGATGCCATCGCGCCCATTGTCAGCCGTGATTCCGTGAACATGGACGTGGCTTTTTACGGCTCGCGCTACAAGCCTGAAGATGACGATTACCTGAACTGCCCCATGACCGAGGAGCAGTATTACTCCTTCATCAAGGAACTTAAAGAGGGCGAGCGCGTCGTGCCCCGTGAATTTGAAAAGGAAATCCATTTCGAGGGCTGCCTGCCCATCGAGGAAATGGCGGATCGTGGCGAGCAGACCCTTTCCTTTGGTCCCCTCAAGCCCGTAGGGCTGATCGATCCGCGCACTGAAGAGCAGGCTTACGCTGTGGTCCAGCTGCGTGCCGAGAACAAGGACAAGACCGCCTTCAACCTTGTAGGTTTTCAGACCAAGCTCAAGTATCCGGAACAGAAGCGCATTTTCCGCATGATTCCCGGCCTTGAGGACGTGGAATTCCTGCGCATGGGGTCCATTCACCGTAACACTTACGTCAACGCCCCGGAAGTTCTGGACGAAAAGCTGGCCCTCAAGGCCGATTCGCGCATTCATCTTGCCGGACAGATCACCGGAGTGGAAGGTTATCTCGAATCCGCAGCCTGCGGACTCTGGGTAGGGCGCATGCTCGCCGAGCAGGCCAAGGGCAACGAGCTTCCCGCGCCGCCGCCGGAAACTTCCATGGGCGCACTGCTCGGGCATCTGCGCGAAAAGAAAAAGAATTTCCAGCCCTCCAACGTCCAGTTCGGCCTCATGCCCGCGCTCAATAAACGCGCACCCAAGCGAGTTAGAAAAGAACTCTACGGTAAACGGGCAATGGAAATTTTTGAAAGCTGGTTCAACGCGAACTTCTAA